In Ornithodoros turicata isolate Travis chromosome 1, ASM3712646v1, whole genome shotgun sequence, the DNA window GCCGCCAATCTGACCTCCCCGTCTTTGGTCTTCCCGCCGTTCCCGCCCCATCCCTTGCTCTCTCCTTTCTTTCcctcctcacgtgacatatgacgcacgccatgaggcggagcctgtgtgaCACGAACACGAACCACGAACTACAGAgacgaactacagccgaaaagagtctcccgtGCCGGGTGCACGCAGTGACAAAGCTCAGATTGGATTGGCTCGGATTATGCAACAAAGTGGTCAAGTGGCTTCCATGGGTTCCATGGCTTCTTCCGGCTTTAAAAAGTGGTGCCGCCTATATTATGATAACACCGATAAACCGAATAATCTGAAAACCTATCGCATTTGTATCGCTTTAGCGATACTCTAGAATCCAGAATCCTAGTAATTGGACCAATTGGACGGCTCTGCACCGATATCAGCGGTGCGGTCAATTTGACAGGACGTGAAGGGACAGGACGTGGATAGCTAGATAGGTGGGAGGTATCGCATTTTTGTTTGCTTCACATATATGACTGCCGCAAGCTTATTGTACTATTGGTACCGCTGGTACTACGTGATATAACAAAAGACGATCGCTCAGCGTCACTTGGTATAGTGGCACCTCATTAATTACTCCAATATCATTCTCGAATCGTGAACAGCAAAATGGCTGGGATGGTACCAAGGGCTGACCGTAACTACCTTCAAGGTCTTTTCCAAAAGTGAGCATATTTACTCTTTTGCAACCCCTCAATCATTGTTTTGGAAACATTCACCCTTCGGGGTGGAGGTACACCTGTAATTGTTTATCCTAGTGTTGACCGTGACCGGAGTGGCGCAATTAGTGCAACAGAACTCCAGAGTGCGTTATCAAATGGTGGGTTACACTTTTATACTGCATGTATGTATTACCCTACACATGCTGGCACTGTTCATCTATCACTCCAATTTTCTTTGTCAGGTACATGGAAACCTTTCAACCCGGAAACTGTCAGGATGATGATAGGTAACCTCTCCTTCGTacagtacaggttgggacaaaagtttacggaacacgcgagcagcGTACTTTTTCTCCGGGGCAACACCCTAGCGGCCACCGGAAGCGGGGGAAGGATGCACTGTtggcgacacacagcggtagcttccacttcccaggcATACAAAAGCGACACCggaactaccactgtgtgtcgctaacggCGCACCCTTCCAGCCCTCCGAAACGGTGAACTCACCCGTTAGTTAGTTCCAGTTCCTATTCCCTCTTGCGACAGGGCGGGCGTTCTTTTTAGAACgcctcaggaaaaaaaaaaaaacacgcacacacgatACAAAAAAACACTACACTATCTTGAACACTAACATATAGTCTTTGCAGTCCCAGTTCCTCTCTTCAAGGATTGTATTGTTCTGTCCCACTCTCGCAGATGGCGCTTGGTGTGGTGGATGGGGTGAGTGGGGCGCTGAGGGGAAGGCGGCGCGCGGGGGCTCCGGTCTCCACAGCTTTCCAATGGCACTGTATCAGATTCGTTGTTCGTTGAGGTGCAAGGAGCGGCATCTGTTACGTTTGGGCGAAAGTCACTGAAGCCCAAAAGCATGGCTTTATTCTCCTGATGTTTGAAGAGTTCCCCTCGGGTGTCCAGGCTGTTTAATGTGTCGCATCGGAATAAGATATGGTCGATGTCTTCCTCCTCTTTGCCGCAGAGGAGGCACACAGGGTCCCCCTCTCCAAAGAGCTCAAAGGTCCTCTTTTGGGTAAGGAGGGATCCTGTCCTTGCCTGGAAGAGCAGAGCACTGTCCCTATCGCCTCTATGCTCCGCTACTGGGGCCGGGATCTCCTTGCAAGCTGCGTAGTTGTCCAGGCTCTTTTTCTTCACCAGTGACTCACGCCAGAGTATCTGTTCTTTTGCTCGTACTTCCTTCTTTACCTTCCGAGACCATTCCTTTTCGGACTTAGACAGGTGTCGCGTGGTGCTCGCGCTATAGGTTCTGTCCAGGGCGGCTATCCTTCGGACCCAGTTTGTCCTCACGCCGCGGTATCTTATGTGCTGGTGAATTCTGGTGGCATAGTTACGGTCTGGCAGGTGAGTCAGCCTGCCGAGGTACGTCAGCTTCGACCGAGCGTCGCACTCCCCGAATGTCGACCAGCCCATCTCGCCCGTCACCGCCAGTCGAGCTGTCCCGAAATTGCCGCCAAGAACCCACCGGCTAAGCACATACTGGCGTCTATCCAGAGCTTTCCGTGTTGGGGGCTGGTATACCAGCACGTCATTTGCGTGGGTGGCACCTGGGACGGCCACTGTCTTCCAGAGGATGCGTCCAACCGTGTACGGGTTATAGGAATTTCTGGCCAGGTTCCAGGTGTACCCTTTCAATTGATTTGACTTAAGTACTAAATTCCTCTCATAGGTGTCTGAGTATTGCGGTTCATTCGTGATCGTGACCCCGAGGTACTTGTACGAAGTGCACGTTACAACAGTCTTTTCTTGTAGTAGCAAGGTTGGTTGGCCAACAACGTTGACACCCATCCATTGGGACTTCTCCTGGCTGAATCGAAATCCATCCTCCCCGGCTACAGTTGTGCAGATGTCTAACAGCTCTTGCATGTTTCTTTCTGTGCCCGAGAGAAGTACGATATCGTCTGCGAACGCTAGACATGGTATCCTTGTCGTCTCGAGCTTGTTGTCTTTGGTAACTGTGGAAAATAGGAGACCTGGGCCAGTTGTTTCGAGCGCCGTTAACAGGTGGTTGATGTATATATTAAACAGCGTCGGTGAAAGGGGGCAGCCCTGCCTCAGTCCTGTGGTTATAGGCAGTTCCTTTGTGGTGTAATCTCCTAAGCAGTAAATACCCGTGCAGTCAAAATAAACATTCCGTAGCAAGTCGACAGTGTTGCGGTCGAGGCCGATTGCAAGTAGTTTGCTCCAGAGTCTGTTGTGCGGAATTCGATCATAGGCCTTTTCTAGGTCCAAGAATGTGAGATGGAGTTGGGATTTGTCAGCCAACGACAACTCGATCACCTGCGTTAGTGTGAAGATATTGTCTGAGCCCCGACGGCCTCTCCTAAAACCATTTTGTGCCTCACTGAAGACGCCTTTTTGTTCACACCAGTCTCTGATCCTTTCGTTTAGGATGCACATGAAGAGCTTATAGATGTTGCTTAACAGCGCTATCGGTTTATACGAGTCCAGTTTCCTGCTGTCTTTGCCGTTTCCTTTGTATATCAGTTTGACCCTTGTCTTCTTCCAATCCCGTGGACACTGTTTTGTGGCTAGTACAGCGTTGAGTTGGGTCCTGAGAGCGTTCACGGCGCACGAGCTCAGGGCCTTCAATATTTCGTTTGGTACCTCATCTGTACCCGTGGCTTTCCCGCATGCGAGCTTGGCGATATGGCAATTTATCTCGCGCTCACTTATCGGAGCCGTAAGGGAGGGAGGAGTGGTTCTGGTGGTCTTGGATAGGCCTTGCTGTACGTTCGGGACGTTTACCGTTAAGCGTTGTTGAAGGTTCCGGTAGAAGTCGGTCATGTATGACTCTATCTCGGTTTGGCTTTCCCGAGGTACTGCGTCAGTGTCGACAATGCTTGGGTTCGCCAGATCAGGCTCGTCTTGCATGGAACGGATATAGTTCCAGAACTTGTTACCTGCCTTTCTTCCTGCCGCCAGTATATCCTCTTCCTGCTTCTTATGTACTTCTTGTACCTTGCGTCCCACCAGCTCTCGCACTTTTTCCTTCTGCCTCTTGTATGCTTCCCATAGATCTTTTACATGAACTTCATCCGCTCCTCTTCTTTTTGCAGCCCTGTGGTCCCTGTTCAGTTTTCTTCGTATGTGAATTTCCTCTTTCAATTCCTTGTCGAACCAGAAGCAGGTTTTCTTTCGTGTCCTCCCTCTACTTCTGCCAATTATTCGCTCAGTGGTTTCGGCTAGTCTGGAGTAAAATTCATCGTACATTGTTGTTGGCTTAGTCTCGATCATCTTATCAAATTCAGAGGCGAAGAGCTCTAATTTTTCTTGGTTCCCAACCTTCCATGACCCTCTTGTCTGTCGTTTTCTGGTAATCCTAGGGTTTCTCCGCTTGCCTTCCGACAGAAGGCTTATCTTTACGCGGTTATGATCGCTGCCGCAACTTTTTATCCCGTCTTCGTCAATGTTCACCCTTACTGACATTTCCATGGATGGCGAGTACTTCGGTTTGAATAACACGTAGTCAATTGTAGATTGATGCAGTCCATTGCTCCACGTGACCCTTCCTTCACAGTTGTCACTTAGGTTCAGTATTTGTAGGTTGTGTTGCTCGAACATGTCTTGAAATTTTTCCGAGCGTTTGTCTTCTCCGTCTAGCTCCATGAGATGACAGTTGAAGTCCCCCACAAGGATAACATATCCTGTTTTCTCTTTGACCACGATGTCTCTGTGAAGACATCCGTAGATTTCTTCATTCCATTCCTTAGTTTCATTTCCAGTGGCAATGTATATCACTGCCACATGGGTTTGCTGGCCGCTCGTGTCTGTGATCGTGAGCCATAGGCGTTCGGCACTAGCTGTCCTGCATGGCTCCATCCGTACAAAATCGCGAAGCTCGCGGTCCACAAGGAAACCTACGCCTCCCCCTCGCTTTAGGACAGTTTGTCTATTCGATCCAAACCATGCCCATCTATTGTTCAGTATTGGCGTTTCCGCGTTTCTTAAATGGGTCTCGGTCAGAGCGGATATGCTTATCCTTTCCTCGCTTGCATTTTCTTGTAGTTCCTCCCACTTTAGCTTGCTTCCTCCTTGTAGATTTAAAAAACCTATGTTCATCTGAGCCGTGCCTCTAACTGACCTCCGTCCTCTTCTCTTggccttctttttccttttcctttcacGGTGGCTTCTGTTCGGCGGCTCGTCTAGGGCGCTGTGCCAGTTTTGCCGGTGTTCATCGTTCCAGCTTGGGTTTAGTGCCGGCTTGCCACGGGCATTCTCCTCTTCCGCATTCTctgcttccggcagccgctagggtgtcgcacagAAGAAAAAGTATGTCGCTCgcgcaaacttttgtcccaacctgtacatacTGTACAGCCACATTTTGCCTCGACaattggagagagagagagaaaaaaaaaaacactctacACAGATTTCTGTAATACTGTTACCAATATTGCTCATTTACATGTCTCACGAATGTCTCATATCTGGATAAAATGCCCTGCAAAGTGTTTGTTGAGGAGAACACTAATGACATTGATGTTTAATCTTTCATCCAGTGCACTCAGCACCTAGGAACTGTTACCAATCTGCTTGTGTTTCCCTATTCAACATTTGTGAGAAATGTGCACTCTCTCAGGCATGTTTGATCGGGATCGCTCGGGAACAATCAACTTCGATGAATTTGCATCACTTTGGAACTACATCACCGAGTGGCTCAATTGCTTCCGAGGCTTTGACAGGGATGGTTCTGGAAGCATTGACAGACAAGAGCTACAGCAAGCACTAAATCGCTTTGGTAGGAATAACTGTCTATGCAAATGCTGACTAGCTGTGTGGCATGTAGTCCTTCCTTTGTGCAGTCACCTTCATTATCTTTTCAATTTTGTTTTCAGGATATCGCCTGAGTGAACAAACAATGACTGTGCTCTTGACAAAGTTTGATAGAGAAGGAAAAGGATCTATCAACTTTGACGACTTCATCCAGTGTTGTGTCACGTTACAGGTATTGTGACCTTTTGTAATGAGTGCCGAGATCCTTCGCACTCGCTGGAGTAAGCAAAAACCAATATACTGTGCTTCAAGTTGTATTTATACTGCATTTAACGAAAGatgacacaacaacaacaacaactttattgtgagatgatgaatggggagtttcatcgccaggggcgataccctaccccattgctggtggtgatgcggggaatgaaataatgggccccttcacaataaggatcaaaATCCTATGGATCCAGAAAAGTGAaggagctttgagggcagagcattggtgggctggatgtggccagggaccaagcaattttgtgagagagagggggtgagagtctagctcgttaaggCTCCTTGAGCTCGTCTTCCTCCTTGTACCTTTTCACTCTTCATTCCAagagtttattttattttattttgagacAAGTCTTGGTGGCTCTGTTGTGAATGTGCCCCCTCGATGATTCCAAGGTTGCAAGTTGGATTATGAGTAGGGCCCGGATTTCTAGGCACTAAGAATGCCTGAAATAGGCAGGCAGTTAAGCACCAAAATAGGCAGTAAAAAGAGAACAGGCACATTCTCCTGAGGATGTATATTGCCTTTCTTGTAAAGCTTTTCATGATATGCGATGCTCGTGCTTGTATCCATTTAAATAATATAATACCATATATGCTTCAGCTCCTTGTATAAGAATACGTTGATGCATGGGGCCGTTGCCAGGATGGCACCACCACTTTTATACTGATAGTTTAGCTGCTCATTGTTCTGAAAGTACACTATAACGAATCATGTTTTTAGTATCCTAGCCAGCCGTTGTCCTAGGTTTGGAAACGCCAAGAAAGGCTGTATGTCTTAATCCCCTCTATCTGAATATCCTATATAGCTAACCAAAGCACCGAACAAAACCAATGTGCCTCCAGCTACCAGGATGAAAGCAACCCATGGTcgtgaataaaaaaaagaaaatatgtcACTGCGCACTGACCTAATATGGCACACGTGCACAACGCTTCTACCATGCTCTACCGTGGTCGTTGGAGGCCAAAATCAGGCCTTTCTACACGAGCAGCGTAGAGCGTGTATGCGCAAAAAATGTAGCATAGTTAGCACCCTCGTTCTAATTTGTGTGTAAGTATACATTACAAGCGCGAAGAGGTTGACAAAGAGGGCCGGCCTGGCAAGGTTAAAAACAGGCAATTATGGAATGAGATCAGGAAGAAGGCAGGCAAACTGGAAAATGTCGCGTTTAGGTACttttaggcatttataggcaaatgcctaaagaTCCAGGCCCTAGTTATGAGTTGCTTTGCATGGGACATTGAAAGCCGTTTTTTTAGAAATTAGACCGCTGCTATCTAGGCAAAATTATCTTGCACACCAAGTATGGCATCACTCGTGGTCATAGAGTGGtcataattattattatttttctgaAGGAGTCTAAAAATGTCTCATGTTATTTGTATCGCACAACTGTTTGAAGGGTATGCGCACACCAGTGCGTCGGGAGCACCCGTGCCGCTGAGGGTACAGGTGCACCAGTGCGTCTGGTCTCGGTTTGAATTTTTGTGCCCTCTCTTTATGGTGCTGCGGCACTGCATTAGGAGTGATGTTTGGCTGCTTGAGGCTTCTCCTGGGaagtgtggcgccatctgtggGCTATTTTCACAAGTATACTGGTATTATCGCTGGAGGGTGAGCATCACCCGTACTTTGGACAACGGGCAGCGAAATCGAACGAGCAGGAGGCGTTTCGCCTGCACCAACAGGCAACGTGGCACACTCAGCTACAGGAAGGCCTCTGCGTACAGCTGTGCACCCAAGTAGTACCACACTCTTGGTAACCTTAGCAGACAAGTAGAAAAACACAAAACATGTTCTGTTATACATAACACAAGCGCAAATATAAGCATTATGACTATAAAAGGCTTATTAGGAATACTCGATAAATAACTTTCCACAATTCATCGGGTGTGTACGTTGTTTATGAAGCCTTACCCATCTTGGCATGCAGTTGTAATTTTTGCCCACCCTTCAAAGGGTTAATTCAAATACTAAGGAGGTCGTAGCACTTTGATATATGTATGTGGATCATTACATCGTGCATGCATTGTACTGCTACTCATTGTATTGAAAAACCGGAATTATTTTTCTTAGTGTTGGATTTGGAGAGATACAAACTCTCGAAGACACATGTGCATTATGCCATTCTCATTAGTAGTCGTAAGCATGTGACCTCTCCTGTGCAGACCCACTAGTGAAGATACTTGCAGTGATGTGAGAGCCGAATTAGTTTCAGTATTCACGCTACCAATCTTCTACTTGTTTATTACCCCCTTTGCTGCAGAACTTTGAATGCGTGTTCAGTTCGATGCAAATAATTTTATTCCACATTTATGCGGCATAACCTGGGAAGAAGTATCACACCCCCTTTAATGTTTATACAAAGTTAAAATTGAATGATTAAGACTTTGAAAGACTGTCCTCCAGGTTGGGAATCGGTCCGAGGCCCTTGTTAGTGCTTCTTTTAATTAATAATTGTGATAATTATGGTAATCTATCTCTTGATAGGTTGAGCCATTAGATGTTATCAGATGTTCCA includes these proteins:
- the LOC135377835 gene encoding programmed cell death protein 6-like — its product is MAGMVPRADRNYLQGLFQNVDRDRSGAISATELQSALSNGTWKPFNPETVRMMIGMFDRDRSGTINFDEFASLWNYITEWLNCFRGFDRDGSGSIDRQELQQALNRFGYRLSEQTMTVLLTKFDREGKGSINFDDFIQCCVTLQTLTAAFRFHDTDQDGWIKISYEDFLQLVFSLRI